The Xylanibacillus composti DNA window TATGGTCGAGGAAATCAAGAAGAAATTAAAAATGGCGACCGGAGCCGCCATCAAGCCTACCCATTTCAACGAAGATCATTACGAGGACATTCGAGATATCTACGACATGGTTCATGCCAAAGACAGCTACAGCATTTCGGAAAT harbors:
- a CDS encoding DUF1128 domain-containing protein — encoded protein: MDITQKSDAAVQYMVEEIKKKLKMATGAAIKPTHFNEDHYEDIRDIYDMVHAKDSYSISEMEAIVNELGRLKRE